TCCTGCAGTTCAAAGTCTGCTGTCTTTGAACAGCAGGAAGCTCCCAACCTGTTGCCTCgctgctttcctttcctgcttcaCAATAAGGAAGTGCTTGTAGAATTCCAGCCAATGAgcaatttattcttttaaaaagctgtaaagAAAGAGGTAAAGTTTTCTGTTGAATGGCTGGGGGGGTTCCTGTGTGCTGAGCCCCAGTGAGAATTATTCACAGGTATCAGCTCCTTCTGGTGGGGGATTACCTGCACCATTTGTTTACTCTAGAAATGCCATTCTTCcttgaaacattaaaatatgGGTTTATTTCTATCCCCTATGGCAATGTTCCAGCCCTTATGATGGAAGATGGAGCAAAACCATGGTGGGCTATGGGCCAGAAGACAATCACTTTGTTGCAGAATTAACTTACAATTATGGTATTGGAGAATATCGCCTGGGCAATGACTTCCTGGTGAGTACCACACTTAGCAAAACCTTCTTAAAATaagctttcttatttttatgattAGGAGTGGGTTCAGCTTATAAGGTTGTGCCAGTTGCTTTTGTGATAGTTAGTCCCTTCAATactttttattcttgcttttgttgttgtccCCAAGTGGGAAGAGCAGAAAGTAGACCAGCTTTGTGCTCACTGAGGATCCAGGAAACAACTTGAGCACCCTCCAACTCTTAGCTGTAGGGGGAGCAGCTGGTATTTGGTGGCAAATCCAACATGGAATGGTCAGCTAAGCAGGAACTTACTGTCAGAGAacacttttatttattattaatggCTTATTTGTTATTTACTAACTGACAGCCAATGAAGATCTCGTGTTTCATCTATAAACTTATATatctgttttcttgttgtttccTCTTATTTAATGTCCTTCCCCCAGTTTGTGGGTGCCAGGGAGCAGGTGCTGACCTCACCTGGTAGAACTTTTAAGAACtcaattttctgcttctgtacAAGGTGTTGAATCAgagttttaaatttcttctgctttttattttcccttggtGTGAAAGAAGGGGAGATTAAGGCATGCCAGGTATATGTGGGATGCCCAGTAAGGTTAAACTTACTTTATAAGGGCAAGATACCTGGTTCTTAGGAGATGTTATCTGGTATAAAAAGTACTCCAGATTGTTTGGAGAGGCAGACTGTTGAAAGGCAGGACTTGGGCCCCATCTACCCTCTGAATTTTGTCTGTTTCTGTTCTCCTAGGGCATCACACTCGTGTCCAGCCAGGCTGTGAGCAATGCAAAGAAGATGGGGTGGCCCCTCAAGGAAGTCACAGCTGGAATTTTTGAAGCTGAAGCCCCAGGGGGATACAAGTTCTACTTGGAAGACAAGGAACAGCTCAAGCAAGGTGAAGCACACACACTCTGTTGCTGCTGTTCAAGAGAGATTAAGGAGTGGGGATGTTAGAAGGGGCTGTGCCTTTGTCTCTGGTTTTGTGgcacagaggttttttttgttgtttctttctttcttaagaaTGTAGCTGTGTGTTTAAAATCACAATATATTTGTAACTAATTTCAATTTGCTGCTATTTGGTAGATCCTGTGCAAAAAGTAACCTTGGGTGTCTCTGATCTTCAGAAGTCTGTTACCTACTGGTCTGGTTTGCTCGGGATGAAAATATATGAGaaggatgaagaaaagcaaagggcTTTGCTGGGCTATGCAGATAACCAGGTCAGTCTGTAGGAAATTTCCCCATTCTGACCTTTAAGAGTTGCAAAAACTCATCACAAAAACCTCTCATTCCATCAGAACAAAATcttaaagggaagaaaaaaaaaaaaaaggcaacagtgCACTGAATTCTCTGCGTTTTAATTCAAGCTTGTGTACACCTTAACTTCATTTatcttgaaacaaaaaaaaagttgtggttTGGTAATTCTGGCTCACTGGGAAATGTGTGTAGAGGTGGTGCTGAAGCCACCAGGGAACACCTGGAGCAGATGTAGCACTGAGGCAGAGTCCTTGCCGGCCAAGCcaggctttttcctttctgtttttcctttgtgtccCCGCAGTGCAAGCTGGAGCTGAGGGCGGTGGGAGGGGCGGTGGATCACGGGACGGCCTTTGGGCGGATCGCCTTCTCCTGTGCCAAGGAAGAGGTGAGGATCGCCTTTCCCTGACCCCTTTCCTTACCCAGAGCTGGAGATTTCCAGTGGTAGCCAAGTATTTCAGGTGTGAACAAAGTAACAGTGAGCAGACACTTTGTTTGTTTGTCCCAGAGTTGTGGGTAATGGTGAACAAGAACAACCTGGAAGGCATCTGACCTccagctgatttttctttttttttgtgtgtgttttctaaGCTGCCAAACATTGAAGCACTGATGAAAAAGGAGAATCAGAAAATTTTAACACCTCTGGTTAGCTTGGACACGCCTGGCAAAGCCACAGTGCAAGTGATTATTCTGGCTGATCCTGTGAGTAATATCAGAAATAATGATAAAATTTGATTTCAGCCTCTCTCTCCCAGGTGTCTAATTCACCTGCTCTTAAACTGTGTTTAGGATGGCCACGAAATCTGCTTTGTGGGAGATGAAGCATTCCGAGATCTGTCCAAGGTGGACCCTAATGGTGACAAATTGTTGGATGATGT
Above is a window of Heliangelus exortis chromosome 21, bHelExo1.hap1, whole genome shotgun sequence DNA encoding:
- the GLOD4 gene encoding glyoxalase domain-containing protein 4, with the translated sequence MAVRRALHFVFKIGDRGRSARFYRELLGMRVLRHEEFDEGCKASCNGPYDGRWSKTMVGYGPEDNHFVAELTYNYGIGEYRLGNDFLGITLVSSQAVSNAKKMGWPLKEVTAGIFEAEAPGGYKFYLEDKEQLKQDPVQKVTLGVSDLQKSVTYWSGLLGMKIYEKDEEKQRALLGYADNQCKLELRAVGGAVDHGTAFGRIAFSCAKEELPNIEALMKKENQKILTPLVSLDTPGKATVQVIILADPDGHEICFVGDEAFRDLSKVDPNGDKLLDDAMAADNSDKWFAAQKKQKAAA